One Methylophilus sp. TWE2 DNA segment encodes these proteins:
- the rpsS gene encoding 30S ribosomal protein S19 codes for MARSIKKGPFVDAHLAKKVETAVAGRDRKPIKTWSRRSTVLPNFIGLTIAVHNGRQHVPVLISENMVGHKLGEFALTRTFKGHAADKKAKK; via the coding sequence ATGGCACGTTCTATTAAAAAAGGTCCATTTGTGGATGCACATTTGGCGAAGAAAGTCGAAACCGCTGTAGCGGGTCGCGACCGTAAACCAATCAAAACTTGGTCACGTCGCTCGACTGTTTTGCCAAATTTCATTGGTTTAACCATCGCAGTGCACAACGGCAGACAGCATGTGCCTGTGTTGATTTCTGAAAACATGGTTGGTCACAAGCTCGGTGAATTTGCGTTGACTCGCACGTTCAAGGGTCACGCGGCTGATAAAAAAGCGAAGAAGTAA
- the rplV gene encoding 50S ribosomal protein L22, translating into MQVTAVLKGVHLSPQKARLVADLVRGKKVDQALNILAFTPKRGAEIIKKVVLSAIANAEHNNGADIDTLKVTSIYVDKGLVMKRIRARAKGRAGRITKPTCHIHVTVGDSKE; encoded by the coding sequence ATGCAAGTTACTGCAGTTTTAAAAGGCGTACACCTTTCTCCGCAAAAAGCGCGTTTGGTGGCTGACCTTGTGCGTGGCAAAAAAGTAGACCAAGCTTTGAATATCCTGGCATTTACACCTAAGCGTGGTGCCGAGATCATTAAAAAAGTGGTTCTGTCTGCGATTGCTAACGCCGAACATAACAATGGTGCTGATATCGACACATTGAAGGTGACTTCAATTTATGTTGATAAAGGCTTGGTGATGAAGCGTATCCGTGCACGTGCAAAAGGTCGCGCTGGTCGTATTACGAAACCAACCTGTCATATTCATGTGACAGTCGGTGACTCAAAGGAATAA
- the rpsC gene encoding 30S ribosomal protein S3 yields MGQKIHPIGFRLSVQKNWASRWYSNSHNFPAMLQGDIKVREFLNKKLASAAVSKIVIERPAKNAKITIHSARPGVVIGKKGEDIESLRSSLQGLMGVPVHLNIEEVRKPELDATLIAQSIAQQLEKRVMFRRAMKRAMQNAMRLGAQGIKIMSSGRLNGIEIARTEWYREGRVPLHTLRADIDYGVAEASTTYGIIGIKVWVFKGEIFGDNAAANAAVADAEPEKKVRKPRAKDAATS; encoded by the coding sequence ATGGGACAGAAAATTCATCCAATTGGGTTCCGTTTGAGCGTTCAGAAAAACTGGGCCTCTCGTTGGTACTCTAATAGCCATAACTTCCCTGCGATGTTGCAAGGCGACATCAAAGTGCGTGAGTTCTTGAACAAAAAGCTGGCAAGTGCCGCTGTGAGCAAAATTGTGATTGAGCGTCCTGCCAAGAACGCAAAAATCACGATCCACAGTGCTCGTCCTGGTGTGGTGATTGGCAAAAAAGGTGAGGATATCGAATCCTTGCGCTCAAGCCTGCAAGGCTTGATGGGCGTGCCAGTGCACCTGAACATCGAAGAAGTACGCAAGCCAGAATTGGACGCGACTTTGATCGCACAATCTATTGCTCAGCAATTGGAAAAACGCGTGATGTTCCGTCGTGCCATGAAGCGTGCGATGCAAAACGCGATGCGTTTGGGCGCACAAGGCATCAAAATCATGAGTTCCGGTCGTTTGAACGGTATCGAAATTGCACGTACCGAGTGGTACCGTGAAGGCCGCGTGCCTCTCCATACACTGCGTGCAGATATCGACTACGGTGTGGCTGAAGCTTCAACCACCTACGGTATCATCGGAATTAAAGTTTGGGTATTCAAAGGCGAGATCTTCGGTGACAACGCTGCTGCAAATGCTGCGGTTGCTGATGCTGAGCCAGAGAAAAAAGTAAGAAAGCCGAGGGCTAAAGATGCTGCAACCAGCTAG
- the rplP gene encoding 50S ribosomal protein L16 has translation MLQPARQKYRKMQKGRNKGIATTGNKVSFGEFGLKAIGRGRLTARQIEAARRVMTRHIKRGGRVWIRVFPDQPISKKPAEVRMGNGKGSVDYYIAQIQPGKMLYEMDGVSEELAREAFRLAAAKLPVETTFMTRQIGS, from the coding sequence ATGCTGCAACCAGCTAGACAGAAATACCGCAAGATGCAAAAGGGTCGCAATAAAGGCATTGCGACTACTGGTAACAAGGTGAGTTTTGGTGAATTTGGTTTGAAGGCGATCGGTCGCGGTCGCTTGACAGCACGCCAGATCGAAGCTGCGCGTCGTGTGATGACTCGTCACATTAAGCGTGGTGGCCGCGTTTGGATTCGTGTGTTCCCGGATCAACCTATTTCTAAAAAACCTGCTGAAGTACGTATGGGTAATGGTAAAGGTAGCGTGGACTACTACATCGCCCAGATTCAGCCAGGTAAAATGTTGTACGAGATGGATGGTGTGAGCGAAGAGTTGGCTCGCGAGGCTTTCAGATTGGCTGCCGCCAAGCTGCCAGTCGAAACTACATTCATGACCCGTCAAATTGGCAGTTAA
- the rpmC gene encoding 50S ribosomal protein L29: MKASELRAKSADELNNELVELRRAQFSLRMQLATQQLNKVDQLGKVRKDIARVNSVLAEKAKQA; the protein is encoded by the coding sequence ATGAAAGCTTCTGAATTGAGAGCAAAGTCAGCAGACGAGCTCAATAACGAGTTGGTTGAGTTGCGCCGTGCGCAGTTTTCTCTGCGTATGCAGTTGGCCACCCAACAATTGAACAAAGTAGATCAGCTGGGTAAAGTGCGCAAGGATATCGCTCGCGTGAACTCCGTGTTGGCTGAGAAAGCGAAACAGGCATGA
- the rpsQ gene encoding 30S ribosomal protein S17: protein MMTEKAKVVRSLTGRVVSNKMDKTVTVLVERKVKHPLIGKVVVKSNKFHAHDESNACNEGDLVTITESRPYSKTKTWVVSKIEAK, encoded by the coding sequence ATGATGACTGAAAAAGCGAAAGTAGTACGCAGTTTGACTGGTCGCGTCGTAAGCAACAAGATGGATAAAACCGTGACTGTGCTTGTCGAGCGTAAAGTGAAACATCCTCTGATTGGTAAAGTGGTTGTGAAATCGAACAAGTTCCATGCGCATGATGAAAGCAATGCATGTAACGAAGGCGATTTGGTCACCATTACTGAATCTCGCCCATACTCCAAGACCAAAACTTGGGTAGTAAGCAAAATCGAAGCTAAGTAA
- the rplN gene encoding 50S ribosomal protein L14: MIQMQSRLEVADNTGARSVQCIKVLGGSKRRYASIGDIIKVSVKDAAPRGRVKKGEIYNAVVVRTAKGVRRPDGSLVKFDANAAVLLNNKLEPIGTRIFGPVTRELRSERFMKIVSLAPEVL; encoded by the coding sequence ATGATTCAAATGCAATCTCGGCTGGAAGTGGCCGACAACACTGGTGCGCGTTCCGTTCAGTGTATCAAGGTCTTGGGTGGTTCCAAGCGTCGTTACGCCAGCATTGGCGACATCATCAAGGTCAGTGTGAAAGATGCTGCGCCGCGTGGTCGCGTCAAAAAAGGTGAAATTTACAACGCTGTGGTTGTGCGCACTGCTAAAGGTGTTCGCCGTCCAGATGGTTCGTTAGTTAAATTTGATGCCAATGCTGCAGTGTTGTTGAACAACAAGCTGGAGCCGATTGGTACACGTATTTTTGGCCCTGTGACTCGTGAACTGCGTAGTGAGCGCTTCATGAAGATTGTTTCACTGGCGCCTGAAGTGTTGTAA
- the rplX gene encoding 50S ribosomal protein L24: protein MSKIRKGDQVILNTGKDAGKTGTVLSVLPSGHVVVEGLNVVKKHTRPNPMRGITGGIISKEMPVDGSNVAIFNAATQKADRVGFKVLEDGRKIRVFKSSGESIDA from the coding sequence ATGAGCAAAATTCGCAAAGGTGACCAGGTCATTCTGAATACAGGTAAAGATGCAGGTAAAACAGGCACTGTTTTAAGCGTCTTGCCAAGCGGCCATGTAGTGGTTGAAGGTTTGAATGTAGTGAAAAAGCACACTCGTCCTAACCCCATGCGTGGTATCACTGGTGGCATCATCAGCAAGGAAATGCCGGTAGACGGCTCCAATGTAGCAATCTTCAATGCTGCAACACAAAAAGCTGATCGTGTTGGTTTTAAGGTACTGGAAGATGGTCGCAAGATTCGTGTATTCAAATCTAGCGGCGAGTCTATCGACGCATAG
- the rplE gene encoding 50S ribosomal protein L5: MARLKQYYNDSVVAKLTEQFGYTSPMQVPRIEKITLNMGVGEAVADKKVMENAVSDMEKIAGQKPIVTKAKKSVAAFKIRDDYPVGCKVTLRRERMYEFLDRLITVAIPRIRDFRGISGKSFDGRGNYNMGVKEQIIFPEIEYDKIDALRGMNITITTTAKTDEEAKALLAAFSFPFRG, encoded by the coding sequence ATGGCACGTTTAAAACAGTATTATAACGATAGCGTGGTTGCCAAATTGACAGAACAATTTGGTTACACCTCACCAATGCAGGTGCCACGTATCGAGAAAATTACCCTGAACATGGGTGTGGGCGAGGCTGTGGCTGACAAAAAAGTCATGGAAAACGCTGTTTCAGATATGGAAAAAATTGCTGGTCAGAAACCAATCGTGACCAAGGCTAAAAAATCCGTGGCGGCGTTTAAAATCCGTGATGACTATCCTGTCGGCTGCAAGGTGACTCTGCGTCGTGAGCGTATGTATGAGTTCCTGGATCGTCTGATCACCGTGGCTATTCCACGTATCCGTGACTTCCGTGGTATCTCCGGTAAATCTTTTGATGGCCGTGGTAACTACAACATGGGTGTGAAAGAGCAGATCATTTTCCCAGAGATCGAGTACGATAAAATCGATGCACTGCGCGGGATGAATATCACGATTACGACAACTGCAAAAACAGACGAAGAAGCGAAAGCTCTTTTGGCTGCGTTTAGTTTCCCTTTCAGAGGTTAA
- the rpsN gene encoding 30S ribosomal protein S14, with protein sequence MAKVCMTEREQKRRETVKKFAAKRAELVAITNDQSASPEDRMAARLKLQSLPRNSSPVRTRNRCALTGRPRGVFSKFGIARNELRKLMMAGHVPGVTKASW encoded by the coding sequence ATGGCAAAAGTATGTATGACAGAGCGCGAGCAAAAGCGTCGCGAAACCGTTAAAAAATTCGCAGCTAAACGTGCTGAATTGGTGGCGATCACCAATGACCAGTCCGCGAGTCCAGAAGATCGTATGGCTGCGCGCTTGAAGTTGCAAAGTTTGCCACGTAACTCCAGTCCTGTACGCACACGTAACCGTTGCGCTTTGACTGGCCGTCCACGTGGTGTGTTTAGTAAATTTGGTATCGCACGTAACGAGTTGCGTAAGCTGATGATGGCTGGTCACGTACCAGGTGTCACCAAGGCCAGCTGGTAA
- the rpsH gene encoding 30S ribosomal protein S8: protein MSMSDPIADMLTRIRNAQRTNKTTVSMPASKLKGAIANVLKDEGYIDDFNVQNNEGKPVLNISLKYYAGRPVIEKIERVSKPGLRIYKGSQNLPKVMNGLGVTIVSTSKGVMTDRKAQAAGIGGEVLCIVA, encoded by the coding sequence ATGAGTATGAGTGATCCGATTGCCGATATGTTGACCCGTATTCGTAACGCGCAGCGTACGAATAAGACAACCGTTTCAATGCCAGCATCCAAGTTGAAGGGCGCGATTGCAAACGTGTTGAAAGATGAAGGTTATATCGACGATTTCAACGTTCAAAACAACGAAGGTAAACCAGTTTTGAACATTAGCCTGAAATACTATGCCGGTCGTCCAGTGATTGAGAAGATCGAGCGTGTATCCAAACCAGGTTTGCGTATTTATAAAGGTAGTCAAAACCTGCCTAAAGTGATGAACGGTTTAGGCGTGACCATCGTTTCCACTTCTAAAGGTGTGATGACTGATCGTAAAGCACAAGCTGCCGGTATCGGTGGCGAAGTTCTGTGCATCGTGGCCTAA
- the rplF gene encoding 50S ribosomal protein L6 translates to MSRVAKNPIAIPAKVEVVISASEVAVSGPLGKLSQALAADISVVREGEQLLVKANSETQHARAMSGTTRALLANMVQGVSAGFTRKLSLIGVGYKANAQGSTLNLELGYSHPINHKMPEGVTVQTPTPTEVVLTGANKQVVGQVAAQIRAYRAPEPYKGKGVRYADEVVVIKETKKK, encoded by the coding sequence ATGTCACGTGTTGCTAAAAATCCGATTGCGATTCCAGCGAAAGTGGAAGTTGTGATCTCTGCTTCTGAAGTCGCGGTCAGCGGTCCTTTGGGTAAATTGAGCCAAGCTTTGGCGGCTGATATTTCAGTGGTCCGTGAAGGCGAGCAATTGTTGGTGAAAGCCAATAGTGAAACACAACATGCACGCGCTATGTCCGGTACCACCCGTGCATTGCTTGCCAATATGGTGCAAGGTGTTTCTGCTGGCTTTACCCGTAAATTGTCACTGATTGGTGTGGGCTACAAAGCCAATGCTCAAGGTTCTACCCTGAATCTGGAGTTGGGCTACTCTCATCCAATCAACCACAAGATGCCAGAAGGCGTGACTGTACAGACACCTACTCCAACTGAAGTAGTGTTGACAGGCGCTAACAAGCAAGTGGTTGGTCAAGTGGCTGCTCAGATTCGTGCTTACCGTGCACCAGAGCCTTATAAAGGTAAAGGTGTTCGTTATGCTGACGAAGTGGTGGTCATCAAAGAGACCAAGAAAAAATAA
- the rplR gene encoding 50S ribosomal protein L18 → MKNVNNRLRRARKTRAKIAELKVTRLSVHRTNTNIYAQIIAETGDRVLASASTVEAEVRQQLKNGGNVEAATLIGKRIAEKAAKAGITTVAFDRSGYKYHGRIKALADAARESGLKF, encoded by the coding sequence ATGAAGAACGTAAATAACCGCTTGCGCCGTGCACGTAAAACCCGTGCCAAAATCGCCGAGTTGAAAGTGACACGTTTGAGTGTACATCGCACCAATACTAATATCTACGCACAGATCATCGCTGAAACTGGCGATCGCGTATTGGCGAGTGCATCCACCGTTGAGGCTGAAGTGCGTCAACAACTGAAAAATGGCGGCAACGTCGAAGCTGCAACTCTGATTGGTAAGCGTATTGCTGAAAAAGCGGCAAAAGCCGGTATTACCACTGTTGCCTTTGATCGTTCAGGCTACAAGTATCACGGTCGTATCAAGGCTTTGGCTGACGCTGCCCGTGAATCTGGTCTCAAATTCTAA
- the rpsE gene encoding 30S ribosomal protein S5: MAKDIEQQQQTDGLREKMITVNRVSKTVKGGRIMSFAALTVVGDGDGAVGMGKGKAREVPVAVQKAMDEARRSMVKVNLNNGTLHHAVTGVHGAAKVLIQPASEGTGIIAGGAMRAIFEVMGVTNVVAKSIGSTNPYNLVRATLNGLASMNTPAEIAAKRGKTVEEIRG; this comes from the coding sequence ATGGCTAAAGATATTGAACAACAGCAGCAAACTGATGGTTTGCGCGAGAAGATGATTACCGTTAACCGTGTAAGTAAAACGGTTAAGGGTGGTCGTATCATGAGCTTCGCTGCACTGACCGTGGTTGGTGATGGTGATGGTGCCGTTGGCATGGGTAAAGGTAAAGCACGTGAAGTACCAGTGGCTGTACAAAAAGCCATGGATGAAGCCCGTCGTAGCATGGTTAAAGTAAACCTGAATAATGGTACTTTGCATCACGCTGTGACTGGTGTTCACGGTGCTGCTAAAGTCTTGATCCAGCCAGCTTCAGAAGGTACTGGTATCATCGCTGGTGGTGCAATGCGTGCGATTTTTGAAGTGATGGGCGTGACTAACGTGGTTGCAAAAAGTATTGGTTCTACCAATCCTTACAACCTGGTTCGCGCAACTTTGAACGGTCTGGCATCCATGAATACACCGGCTGAAATTGCCGCCAAGCGTGGTAAGACCGTAGAAGAAATCAGAGGTTAA
- the rpmD gene encoding 50S ribosomal protein L30 → MAKAKKESATIKVTLVRSLIGRIEAHKASVRGLGLRRMHHTVEVQDTPENRGMINAVSYLLKVE, encoded by the coding sequence ATGGCTAAAGCTAAAAAAGAAAGCGCGACTATCAAGGTAACGCTGGTAAGAAGTTTGATTGGTCGTATTGAAGCTCACAAAGCCTCTGTACGTGGCTTGGGCTTGCGTCGTATGCATCATACTGTTGAAGTTCAGGATACCCCTGAAAATCGTGGCATGATCAACGCTGTGAGTTATCTTTTGAAGGTTGAATAA
- the rplO gene encoding 50S ribosomal protein L15 gives MQLNTIKPAAGAKKASRRLGRGIGSGLGKTGGRGHKGQKSRAGGFHKVGFEGGQMPLQRRLPKRGFNSLTQADTARIRTSELALVEAEVVDILVLKAAKLVPATAKAVKVYLSGEVSAKVQVQGLLLTKGAKAAIESAGGKVLEV, from the coding sequence ATGCAATTAAACACGATTAAGCCTGCTGCAGGCGCAAAAAAAGCATCTCGTCGTTTAGGTCGTGGTATTGGCTCAGGCTTGGGTAAAACTGGTGGCCGTGGTCACAAAGGTCAAAAATCCCGTGCTGGCGGTTTCCACAAAGTGGGTTTCGAAGGTGGTCAAATGCCTTTGCAACGTCGCTTGCCAAAACGTGGTTTTAACTCTTTGACTCAAGCTGACACAGCGCGTATCCGTACGAGCGAATTGGCGTTGGTAGAGGCTGAAGTGGTTGATATCCTGGTGTTGAAAGCAGCCAAACTGGTGCCTGCCACTGCTAAAGCAGTCAAAGTTTATTTGTCTGGTGAAGTATCCGCCAAAGTACAAGTACAAGGGTTGTTGTTGACCAAAGGTGCTAAAGCAGCCATCGAATCCGCTGGCGGTAAAGTGCTGGAAGTATAA
- the secY gene encoding preprotein translocase subunit SecY, with translation MAQDNILSSVGKLGELKSRLWFLLGALVVYRLGAHIPVPGIDPTVLKQLFDTQKDGILGMFNMFSGGALSRFTVFALGIMPYISASIIMQLLTVVSPQLEQLKKEGEAGRRQITKYTRYGTVLLATFQALGIAIALEGQAGLVLDSGFAFRITAVTTLVAGTMFLMWLGEQITERGIGNGISIIIFAGIVAGLPHAIGSTLDLAKTGAFSIPLVMFLFVAVILVTALVVFVERGQRKITVNYAKRQVGNRIYGGQSTHLPLKLNMSGVIPPIFASSIILFPATLAGWFGSSEHMYWLKDVSAKLSPGQPLYILLFAAAILFFAFFYTALVFNPKETADNLKKSGAFVPGIRPGEQTAKYIDRIMGRLTLIGALYITLVCLLPEFLVLKFNTPFYFGGTSLLIIVVVTMDFMTQVQSHLMSQQYEGLLKKANFKGTGK, from the coding sequence TTGGCACAGGATAATATCTTAAGTTCCGTCGGCAAACTGGGCGAATTAAAAAGCCGTTTGTGGTTCTTGTTGGGTGCATTGGTGGTTTACCGCTTAGGTGCACATATTCCAGTGCCAGGCATTGATCCAACTGTGTTAAAACAGTTGTTCGATACGCAGAAAGATGGCATTTTGGGCATGTTTAACATGTTCTCCGGGGGGGCGTTATCTCGCTTTACCGTCTTTGCCTTGGGTATTATGCCCTATATTTCTGCCTCGATTATTATGCAGTTGCTGACTGTGGTTTCGCCGCAGTTGGAGCAGCTAAAAAAAGAAGGTGAAGCTGGTCGACGCCAGATTACTAAATATACTCGCTACGGCACAGTGCTGTTGGCAACATTCCAAGCACTAGGCATTGCCATTGCTTTGGAAGGCCAAGCAGGCTTGGTATTGGATTCTGGCTTTGCGTTCCGCATAACAGCAGTCACTACCTTAGTAGCGGGTACGATGTTCTTGATGTGGTTGGGTGAACAGATTACTGAACGTGGCATTGGTAACGGCATCTCGATCATTATTTTTGCGGGTATTGTGGCAGGACTGCCGCACGCAATTGGAAGTACGCTGGATTTGGCGAAAACAGGTGCATTCTCCATTCCGTTGGTGATGTTTCTGTTTGTGGCGGTGATTCTGGTGACCGCGTTGGTCGTGTTTGTTGAGCGTGGCCAGCGCAAAATTACTGTGAACTATGCTAAGCGTCAGGTGGGTAACCGTATTTACGGTGGCCAGTCTACACACTTGCCTTTGAAGTTGAATATGTCTGGTGTGATCCCACCAATTTTTGCTTCAAGCATTATTTTGTTCCCGGCCACATTGGCGGGCTGGTTTGGTAGCAGTGAGCACATGTACTGGTTGAAGGATGTCAGCGCGAAGCTTTCTCCCGGTCAGCCTCTGTACATTTTGTTATTTGCTGCAGCGATATTGTTTTTTGCTTTTTTCTACACGGCATTGGTATTCAATCCCAAGGAAACGGCAGATAACCTGAAGAAAAGTGGTGCGTTTGTCCCTGGCATCCGTCCTGGTGAGCAAACCGCTAAATATATTGACCGCATCATGGGTCGTTTGACTTTAATTGGTGCTTTGTACATAACACTGGTTTGTTTGTTACCAGAGTTTTTAGTGTTGAAATTTAACACCCCGTTCTATTTTGGTGGTACTTCATTGCTGATTATCGTTGTCGTCACGATGGATTTTATGACCCAGGTGCAATCACACCTGATGTCCCAGCAGTATGAAGGCCTGCTCAAAAAGGCAAACTTTAAGGGGACGGGTAAGTAA
- the infA gene encoding translation initiation factor IF-1, which yields MAKEDRIEMQGEILENLPNATFKVKLENGHTVLGYISGKMRMHYIRILPGDKVTVEMTPYDLTRARITFRAK from the coding sequence ATGGCTAAAGAGGATCGGATAGAGATGCAGGGGGAGATTCTTGAGAATTTACCCAATGCAACTTTTAAAGTGAAACTGGAAAATGGTCATACTGTACTAGGTTACATTTCAGGCAAGATGCGGATGCATTACATCCGTATTCTGCCAGGTGACAAGGTCACTGTTGAAATGACCCCTTATGATTTAACCCGTGCGCGAATTACATTCCGCGCAAAGTAA
- the rpmJ gene encoding 50S ribosomal protein L36 gives MRVRASVKTLCRNCKVVRRRGVVRIICTDPRHKQRQG, from the coding sequence ATGAGAGTTCGCGCATCAGTTAAAACATTATGCCGTAACTGTAAAGTCGTAAGACGTCGCGGTGTTGTTCGCATTATTTGTACTGACCCACGTCATAAACAACGTCAAGGTTAA
- the rpsM gene encoding 30S ribosomal protein S13, protein MARIAGVNIPNHKHAEIALTSIYGIGRNTAQKICAAAGVLTTVKVKDLSDAEVEKLRDEVAKYTVEGDLRREVTMNIKRLMDLGCYRGIRHRRGLPVRGQRTKTNARTRKGPVKAIKQSK, encoded by the coding sequence ATGGCTCGTATTGCCGGGGTAAATATCCCAAACCACAAACATGCAGAAATTGCTCTGACCTCTATCTATGGTATTGGTCGCAATACTGCGCAGAAAATCTGTGCTGCCGCTGGTGTGCTGACAACAGTGAAAGTCAAAGATCTGAGCGATGCAGAAGTAGAAAAGCTGCGTGACGAAGTGGCCAAATACACTGTAGAAGGTGACTTGCGTCGTGAAGTGACCATGAACATCAAACGTTTGATGGACTTGGGTTGCTATCGCGGTATTCGCCATCGTCGTGGCTTGCCAGTGCGCGGTCAGCGTACCAAAACCAATGCGCGTACCCGCAAAGGTCCGGTAAAAGCCATCAAACAATCTAAATAA
- the rpsK gene encoding 30S ribosomal protein S11, with protein MAKANVRVRKKVKKNIAEGIAHVHASFNNTIITITDRQGNALSWATSGGQGFKGSRKSTPFAAQVASEVAGKAAQESGVKNLEVRIKGPGPGRESAVRALNAAGFKITSITDVTPVPHNGCRPPKKRRI; from the coding sequence ATGGCAAAAGCTAATGTACGCGTTAGAAAAAAAGTTAAAAAGAATATTGCCGAGGGTATTGCTCACGTGCACGCTTCTTTTAACAACACGATTATCACGATTACCGATCGTCAGGGCAATGCGTTGTCATGGGCTACTTCCGGTGGTCAGGGTTTTAAAGGTTCACGTAAGAGTACCCCATTTGCTGCGCAGGTCGCTTCTGAAGTAGCTGGTAAAGCTGCTCAGGAATCTGGTGTGAAGAATCTGGAAGTGCGTATTAAAGGGCCAGGTCCAGGTCGTGAATCTGCCGTGCGTGCGTTGAATGCTGCTGGTTTCAAAATCACTAGCATTACTGATGTGACACCGGTGCCTCATAACGGTTGCCGCCCACCGAAAAAACGCAGAATTTAA
- the rpsD gene encoding 30S ribosomal protein S4 encodes MARNLDPKCRQCRREGEKLFLKAEKCFTDKCAIEKRNFAPGQHGQRRNSRLSDYGVQLREKQKVRRIYGVLEGQFRTYYAEADRQKGITGESLLQLLESRLDNVAYRMGLAGSRSEARQVVRHNAILVNGKRVNIPSYQVKAGDVITVADKAKTQLRIKAAVEAAEQRGFPEWLEVDVKALSGKFKAKPQRDELPATINESLIVELYSK; translated from the coding sequence TTGGCTAGAAATTTAGACCCTAAATGCCGTCAATGCCGTCGTGAAGGTGAAAAGCTGTTTCTAAAAGCAGAGAAATGCTTTACAGACAAATGCGCGATTGAGAAGCGCAACTTCGCACCAGGTCAGCATGGTCAACGCCGTAACTCACGCCTGTCAGACTACGGTGTGCAATTGCGTGAGAAGCAAAAAGTACGTCGTATTTACGGCGTATTGGAAGGTCAATTCCGTACATACTACGCTGAAGCTGACCGTCAAAAAGGTATTACAGGTGAGAGCCTGTTGCAGTTGCTGGAGTCCCGTCTGGACAATGTAGCATACCGCATGGGTCTGGCTGGCTCACGTTCTGAGGCACGTCAGGTTGTGCGTCACAACGCGATTTTGGTTAACGGCAAGCGCGTAAACATTCCTTCATACCAAGTGAAGGCTGGCGACGTGATTACTGTGGCTGATAAAGCAAAAACACAATTGCGTATTAAAGCTGCTGTTGAGGCGGCTGAACAACGTGGTTTCCCTGAGTGGTTGGAAGTCGACGTCAAAGCATTGTCTGGTAAGTTTAAGGCTAAACCTCAGCGTGATGAGTTGCCTGCTACCATCAATGAATCATTGATCGTTGAATTGTATTCTAAGTAA